The following coding sequences are from one Eucalyptus grandis isolate ANBG69807.140 chromosome 11, ASM1654582v1, whole genome shotgun sequence window:
- the LOC104425668 gene encoding fructose-bisphosphate aldolase 6, cytosolic, with translation MSCFKGKYHDELIANAAYIGTPGKGILAADESTGTIGKRLSSINVENVEENRRALRELLFTAPGALQYLSGVILFEETLYQKTAAGKPFVEVLKEGGVLPGIKVDKGTVELAGTNGETTTQGLDGLAQRCQKYYEAGARFAKWRAVLKIGPTEPSQLAINENANGLARYAIICQENGLVPIVEPEILVDGPHDIEKCADVTERVLAACYKALNDHHVLLEGTLLKPNMVTPGSEAPKVAPEVIAEYTVRALQRTMPPAVPAVVFLSGGQSEEEATLNLNAMNKLKGKKPWSLSFSFGRALQQSTLKSWAGKEENVPKAQAALFTRCKANSEATLGTYKGDAKLGEGAAESLHVKDYKY, from the exons ATGTCGTGCTTCAAGGGAAAGTACCATG ATGAGCTCATTGCTAATGCTGCTTACATCGGCACCCCTGGAAAGGGCATTCTTGCTGCTGATGAATCAACTGGGACAATTGGCAAGCGGTTATCCAGCATCAATGTTGAGAATGTTGAAGAAAATAGGCGTGCTCTCCGTGAGCTTCTGTTTACTGCTCCGGGTGCCCTCCAATACCTTAGTGGAGTGATTCTCTTTGAGGAGACCCTTTATCAAAAGACAGCTGCTG GCAAGCCTTTTGTTGAGGTTCTAAAAGAGGGAGGAGTTCTTCCTGGAATTAAGGTTGACAAGGGCACTGTTGAGCTTGCAGGCACCAACGGTGAGACAACCACCCAAGGCCTTGATGGCCTTGCACAACGTTGCCAAAAGTACTATGAGGCCGGTGCACGGTTTGCTAAATGGCGTGCTGTCCTCAAGATTGGCCCAACTGAGCCATCACAGCTGGCTATCAATGAAAATGCCAATGGCCTTGCGCGATATGCAATCATCTGCCAGGAGAATGGTTTGGTCCCCATTGTTGAACCTGAAATCCTGGTGGATGGACCTCATGACATTGAGAAGTGTGCTGACGTGACTGAACGTGTCCTTGCTGCATGCTACAAAGCTCTAAATGACCATCATGTCCTTCTTGAGGGTACTCTTTTGAAGCCAAACATGGTAACCCCAGGATCAGAAGCCCCAAAGGTCGCACCTGAGGTGATTGCTGAGTACACTGTTCGTGCCCTTCAACGTACTATGCCTCCGGCTGTCCCTGCCGTTGTGTTTTTGTCTGGTGGGCAGAGTGAGGAGGAGGCAACCCTCAACCTCAATGCCATGAACAAGCTCAAGGGCAAGAAACCATggtctctttccttctcctttggACGGGCTCTTCAGCAGAGCACTTTGAAGTCTTGGGCTGGAAAGGAGGAGAACGTGCCCAAGGCACAGGCTGCATTATTTACTAGGTGCAAGGCAAACTCAGAGGCAACTCTTGGTACTTACAAGGGTGACGCAAAGCTTGGCGAGGGAGCTGCTGAAAGTCTCCATGTTAAGGATTACAAGTACTAA